The Citrus sinensis cultivar Valencia sweet orange chromosome 4, DVS_A1.0, whole genome shotgun sequence DNA segment ACCCCAGTGTCCTGCAAGGAGATAGGAAGACTTTTAACTCTTTCAAGGGAAAGAGTTAGACAGATTAGAGGCATTGcattaacaaaattacaacAGACAAATATTCGAAACAATCTGAAAGTGTACATGGTATAGATCCTCTTTCATTCATGAACACATTGAAGTTAGGAATAACAGATTGTACAGCTAGTTTGTACCAAGAGATGAGAATGTTTCcctttgaaaattatatacataGTATTCTCTTGGTTACTATTTACCAACACTGGGGCTAAATGGGGCCTCAAGGCTgtcaatgaaaattatataccTTAGCTACTAGCCATGCATGAGTTTCAACACCATTGATAGCTTAGCTTTGGTCATCAGATATTTTCCCATTCCAGCTTCTATAgattcatttctttttgtcGCAAATATAGACCAGCAAGAAAGGAAGACCACACAAACATGGAGGATTACTCACgcagatagagagagagatcaTTTGGGGCCCGCGCACTTTCGTCATTGaacttaatatatatatatatatatagatattttgTACCAAGAGATGAGAATGTTTCcctttgaaaattatatacataGTATTCTCTTGGTTACTATTTACCAACACTGGGGCTAAATGGGGCCTCAAGGCTgtcaatgaaaattatataccTTAGCTACTAGCCATGCATGAGTTTCAACACCATTGATAGCTTAGCTTTGGTCATCAGATATTTTCCCATTCCAGCTTCTATAgattcatttctttttgtcGCAAATATAGACCAGCAAGAAAGGAAGACCACACAAACATGGAGGATTACTCACgcagatagagagagagatcaTTTGGGGCCCGCGCACTTTCGTCATTGaacttaatatatatatatatatatatagatagccATATTAACAATCAGCGTTTGTAGTCCAACGGTTAGGATAATTGCCTTCCAAGCAATAGACCCGGGTTCGACTCCCGGCAAACGCAATTTTGTATTTCAGAATATTCTATTTCTGGctctatttttgtttgtttgttcgTTCGCAATTTCACATGCTATAACTTTATTACATTATGCAAATAGTTGACATCTCTATTCTGCTTCTGGCTTGTGTAGTTGATGAAGGATGTACAAAGAAGCAGAAGACAAGAATATACATACGGAATAACTTAGCAGATCCATGCCAGTGGCTATGGTCACCATCTTGCTCCTTTCAAACATCTTCACTAAAAGAATCATGACAATGACATGCCCCACTTTCGTCTTCAGTTCATCAAGTGAGCTGATTTTCATCCATTTTGGCCTCTCCTGTGAATCAATAAGAATCGTTAATTCGGTAAGTTTGAGCAGTGTAATTGGGACAGCTGGAAAATAGTGATATGTGTCAGAATGAACAGTTTGTCAAGAAGCATATGTTTCAAGGCCAAATAAATGATTTGTGAGTTGTGATCAGTACATTATGGAGAACTGTATCGGCATTGACAGGTAAGCATTTAAGATACAGAAACTGATATATAACTTTTCACAAGATGCTAAAAgttgatttttaattgatttttaatcGAAGGGAATAAAAAATACCTTCAAAGAGAACATTCCGAACAAGGAAGATCCTTTGAGCGCTCGATCAACATTAGGAGCCACATTGGGAGGGACATTACTGATAAATAATCCATATAAACCCATCCCAAATATCAGCATGACAGTCCCAGCAAGATAAACATCTGCAtggagaataaaatttttcaatcagTTAATAAAAACATTCATTTGGAGATACTACACTTGTAAAGTAGTAcaacttttttcaaattgttgtCACTAATGAATTTTGATATGATTAACACGTGAGAAGTACCCTCACAGATATTTTGACAAGATAAAAAGGGGTTTTCAAATGGACTCGAGATTCTCACCAATAGCTTCAACCAATCGAAGAACCATCTTGCCCGTGTGAACCCCTTTGACACAGCTTGTCCAGTAAACTTTGTATGCATCGACAATATAAATACAACCCTGCATTGATCAGTAGTGGTCAGCCTATGTGTCTATGACCGAcagaatgatataaaattCTTGCTCTATTTGCAGTTATATCAGGTCATCTTAACTAAGCAACTATATTTCATTGCAAAActctaataaattattttcagttCTTCAAATGATAAGCATTATAgcttttttttctcccctttGGTTGAACATGAGAAGCTCAATATTGAAGACAAGAACTCACATTTAGAAAGCACAGCAATGAACCAGCCAATGAACCTCCAACAGCCAGAAGAGCCAAGAAGCGGAAGTCAAAAATTAGCTGCACAATGATGgaaaagcaaaaatattattttatgacagTAGATTAAAGTTGAAAGAAGTATCTTATAGATATAACCGAAGCACGCAATTAGTCGACTTGACTCAAAAAACATGATCACGTCCACCTCCTGCCTAATGTGAAtggcttaaaaaaaaaaaaaaatctcaagcATGCTCAAGAATAAGACATGGATAGATTGTCTGCCCAATGACCTCCTAATCTCTATGACCGAATACTCATGCAAAACATAGCTCTAatgcatatattttttcatgaatCAAAGGAAATTATTCACCACTCTGCAATCTGTCAAATATCAGATGCAAAAGTTATTAACGCCCTGAAGAGGTATGATATGCCAAATTTTCTAGATTGATCATCCCAGTACTTCTTAATTTCAAACAACCTAtccaaaattaccaaaatttcCCCGAATTTTCTCAATCCCACCGGTAAACTCTATCTGGGTCAATTACGAAACatacataatatataaatatattcgAAATTCTTACATGTTGAGAAGCGATCAACTACTTAAAGCTCATAATtcactaataaaaaatgaaacacaggaaaaaaaaagggaaaaaaacaaggaaaacCCACCTATATCACATAAACAAAGCA contains these protein-coding regions:
- the LOC102630259 gene encoding uncharacterized protein LOC102630259, with amino-acid sequence MALFASILSTPVSASVPIGRRLINGRSHSRLFASLSPSESSPSTPATASSNNETAVSSRTPPSKPFAESSRQHDPSFKYARANPAGDSPLGFFRSIESNIERLIFDFRFLALLAVGGSLAGSLLCFLNGCIYIVDAYKVYWTSCVKGVHTGKMVLRLVEAIDVYLAGTVMLIFGMGLYGLFISNVPPNVAPNVDRALKGSSLFGMFSLKERPKWMKISSLDELKTKVGHVIVMILLVKMFERSKMVTIATGMDLLSYSVCIFLSSASLYILHQLHKPEAE